One region of Salvia miltiorrhiza cultivar Shanhuang (shh) chromosome 3, IMPLAD_Smil_shh, whole genome shotgun sequence genomic DNA includes:
- the LOC131014877 gene encoding putative late blight resistance protein homolog R1B-14 produces MAAYAALASLSQTTHLTINQHKSLFSIDAEERIRSIHEYVIFLLSFLQDFPDKSKRWEVKMRDVAHETEDIIEQYLSQLSYCRWIKPSIVEFEDQLTNVTQKLCLMAGDLMDEGPAHSRLAVSSSRVASTGNSAMVGLDDDLMAIKDRLCGLSSKLQVIPIVGMGGIGKTTLAKNVYDDLLIVEHFHIRVWLTVSQDYSAGKVLLNVLYSIILIEQRMSLGVEDSMELREEQMRREETDDSKMAVEVYKKLKGRRYLIVMDDVWSTKVWDDVRNIFPDDGNGSRIMLTTRLRDIATYPDSNSPPHEMRFLDDSQSWDLLKGKVFANSNCPPELEHVGKDIARSCAGLPLAVVLVAGFLSAVSKTQSSWEEISKNANPSVGEELERILSLSYTHLPHHLRPCFLFIGVFPKDEIIRVSKLIRLWVAEGFLKHQNGCSKSLEEEAEEYLEDLVKRNLVTVTSRKSDGKIKCCSLHDMVRDLCIRKAHDERFVRVVDSHFVQQGMTDERRISFRLSDIDDFWCPTIRTMLCFQLWSFPSSPEFLRRFRLLRILDAVGGNSKYLPTQVFELFHFRYLALNWSSSIPSAVSNLLNLQTLIIFPTTHRWHKDWIIGKDVSYFSLPLEIWRMPQLRHIVLHDLYMLPHPPDGSNLPLVNLQSLSYIKDLVWTEEILQMIPNVKRLGLAYKSNKGYELHLLKHLHQLEKLELYGFHGFPWVEHNLITFPRTLKKLTLEARGFPWEYMSVVGSLPNLQVLKLRDYACDGDTWETADGEFPQLRFLLIQGSNFQHWITESSHFPRLQCLVLQYCWNLREIPECIGEIPTLELIEVDHCNEDLEKSAKQINEDQQSYGNNTLHVRVPHYNKGGEEDAENARKKLRLSKYQSAILEESFKQHYNSIESK; encoded by the exons ATGGCAGCTTATGCCGCTCTTGCTTCCCTTTCTCAAACTACACATCTAACTATCAACCAACACAAATCCCTCTTTTCTATCGACGCGGAAGAAAGAATTAGATCCATCCACGAGTATGTCATTTTCTTGCTATCGTTCCTCCAAGATTTTCCGGACAAATCCAAGCGTTGGGAAGTCAAGATGAGGGACGTAGCTCATGAAACTGAGGATATTATCGAACAATATCTGTCTCAGCTGTCATATTGCAGATGGATTAAGCCGTCAATCGTGGAATTTGAAGACCAGCTCACAAATGTAACTCAAAAGTTATGTTTGATGGCTGGAGATTTGATGGACGAGGGACCTGCTCACTCACGTCTTGCTGTCTCATCATCAAGAGTTGCATCTACTGGAAACAGTGCGATGGTTGGTTTAGACGATGATTTAATGGCAATTAAGGATCGGCTTTGTGGTCTGTCATCCAAACTGCAAGTCATCCCCATAGTGGGTATGGGTGGGAtaggtaagaccactcttgctaaAAATGTTTATGATGATCTACTAATTGTGGAGCATTTTCACATTCGTGTTTGGCTCACAGTGTCACAAGATTACAGTGCGGGGAAAGTTCTTTTAAATGTTCTATATTCAATAATCTTGATTGAACAAAGAATGAGTTTGGGTGTTGAAGATTCAATGGAATTGAGAGAAGAACAAATGCGTAGAGAGGAGACTGATGATTCTAAAATGGCGGTGGAAGTGTACAAAAAATTGAAGGGTAGGAGATATCTCATTGTCATGGATGATGTCTGGAGCACAAAGGTTTGGGATGATGTGAGGAATATATTCCCGGATGATGGTAATGGAAGTCGAATCATGTTAACCACAAGGCTACGGGATATAGCCACTTATCCCGACTCTAATAGTCCTCCTCATGAGATGAGGTTCTTGGATGATTCTCAAAGTTGGGATTTGCTTAAGGGAAAGGTATTTGCAAACAGCAATTGCCCACCTGAGTTGGAACATGTCGGGAAAGATATCGCAAGAAGCTGTGCAGGGCTACCCCTTGCTGTTGTCCTGGTTGCCGGATTCCTTTCTGCAGTCAGTAAGACTCAATCTTCTTGGGAGGAAATTTCCAAAAATGCAAATCCAAGTGTTGGTGAAGAGCTAGAGAGGATATTATCTTTGAGTTACACGCACTTGCCTCATCATTTGAGGCCGTGTTTTCTGTTTATTGGAGTGTTTCCTAAAGATGAAATTATTCGTGTTTCAAAACTTATCAGATTATGGGTAGCAGAGGGCTTTTTGAAGCATCAAAACGGATGCAGTAAAAGCTTGGAAGAGGAGGCAGAGGAGTATTTGGAGGATCTAGTCAAGAGAAATCTTGTAACTGTGACAAGTAGGAAGAGTGATGGGAAAATCAAGTGTTGCAGCCTCCATGATATGGTACGAGACTTGTGCATAAGGAAAGCCCACGATGAGaggtttgttcgtgttgtggaTAGTCATTTTGTTCAGCAGGGCATGACAGATGAGCGACGCATCAGTTTCAGGCTTTCTGATATAGATGACTTCTGGTGTCCAACCATCCGTACCATGCTATGCTTCCAACTCTGGAGTTTCCCTAGTTCGCCAGAGTTTCTACGACGTTTTAGATTGCTTAGGATATTGGATGCTGTGGGTGGCAACTCTAAATACCTCCCTACCCAAGTATTTGAGTTGTTTCATTTTAGATATCTTGCTTTAAATTGGTCTTCCAGTATTCCATCAGCCGTATCTAATCTTCTGAATCTTCAAACCTTAATCATTTTTCCAACCACTCATCGCTGGCATAAAGATTGGATTATTGGTAAAGATGTATCCTATTTCTCTTTGCCATTGGAAATTTGGAGAATGCCTCAGTTAAGGCATATTGTCCTCCATGATCTTTATATGCTACCCCACCCCCCAGATGGATCAAACCTTCCTCTAGTAAATCTTCAAAGTCTTTCCTACATAAAAGATCTTGTATGGACAGAAGAGATTTTGCAAATGATTCCTAATGTGAAAAGATTGGGACTTGCGTATAAAAGCAATAAAGGGTATGAGCTCCATCTTCTGAAGCATCTGCATCAACTTGAAAAGTTGGAACTTTATGGATTTCACGGTTTTCCTTGGGTGGAGCATAACCTGATAACTTTCCCTCGGACACTAAAAAAGTTGACGTTAGAGGCTAGGGGATTTCCTTGGGAATATATGAGTGTTGTTGGTTCGTTGCCTAATCTACAAGTGCTTAAACTACGAGATTATGCTTGCGATGGCGACACATGGGAAACAGCTGATGGAGAATTTCCTCAGCTGAGGTTTTTGCTAATTCAGGGATCAAATTTCCAGCATTGGATAACTGAGAGCAGTCACTTCCCAAGGCTCCAGTGCCTAGTGCTTCAGTATTGTTGGAATTTGAGGGAGATTCCAGAATGTATAGGAGAAATTCCAACACTTGAACTTATTGAAGTGGATCATTGTAACGAGGATCTTGAGAAGTCAGCCAAGCAGATAAATGAGGATCAACAGAGCTACGGAAATAATACTCTTCATGTTCGTGTCCCCCATTATAATAAG GGTGGTGAAGAGGACGCCGAGAACGCCAGGAAGAAGCTCCGCCTCTCCAAGTATCAATCCGCCATTCTCGAGGAAAGCTTCAAACAGCACTACAACTCAATCGA AAGCAAATAA
- the LOC131014874 gene encoding putative late blight resistance protein homolog R1B-8, whose product MAAYAALLSLAQTTHLNTYQHQSLFSSEAEEKVRSIHDYVSFLLLFFEDFPQKVNRWEGRIRDVSYQIEDIIEVFICHRIQRHPSRVKLEGQLQNVMEEIGLIAGEVMEERPTYLPASSSSSSRLASTGNDAVIGLDDDITAIKERLCGQSPNLRVVPIVGMGGIGKTTLAKAVYDDQLIIERFDIRAWVVASQDYSPHRFRKLLLDSMKLLEDQMSTDVIDESDIDSKVCKKLKGWRYLIVIDDVWGTNIWDDVRYMFPDDKNGSRIMLTTRQLDVASYPDTAGPLHDMRLMNCSQSWDLLRLKVFTDGYCTPDLEDVGTEIARRCAGLPLAVVLAAGVLTSVIRTKASWEEIAKNVNPVVGWELEEILSLSYTYLPHHLRLCFLFIGGFLEDASIRASRLFRLWVAEGFLKHKNGGSKSLEEEAEECLEDLVKRNLVIVTSRKTNGKIKSCSLHDMVRDLCIRIAREEKFLHVMDGRDLPQGLMNERRISFSRSDIDKIWGPTFRTILCFQTKIFPSWLAMLGSYKLLRILDALHVNLKVLPTVLFDLHWLRYLALMGSFRIPSAVSNLVNLQTLIIHLQFGKLRRRYDDGVRRSLPLEIWRLPQLRHLFFHAPYMLPHPLEGLNLPLENLQTLLLVENLVWNEKILQLIPNVKRLGLTYSSNQDHHLHHLKDLHQLERLKMIGYRDFSWRGQSPTFPCALKKLTLVGGGFLWKDMAIVGSLPNLEILKLLGNACDGETWETTDEDFPRLKFLLIDESHLREWITHSKPFPALRRLVLRSCRYLREIPEGIGEIPTLELIEVDYCTNSLVESAMKIKEDQESYGNYDLQVLAGHEEIQSFYKRMALSPSRPATLSNDAVIGLDNDLVAIKELLCRQSSQLQVVSIVGPVGIGKTTLARTVYYDPLLLEHFEIRAWLTLSLDYSPLRLRKEILLGLLDSMELLDEHMSGEKIGEPEMLTKIHQRLMGRRYLVVMDDFWTTEEWGGFSDIFPNDENGSRIMLTTRLADAGSYDNSGNFLHRMQLMDDYQSWNLLKQKVFENINCPPELEDIGKEIAQRCAGLPLGVVLIAGVLSAVDKTEASWNKISEKLNPKFGPSLGEILYFSYKQLPHHLRPCFLRMGEFAKNKEGIHASKLIQLWVDKGFLKHENGCIESLKEKAEEYLEDLVKRNLVTVSSRKNNGKIKYCSVHDMVRDLCEASVFAHQQGSMSERRAEPTKTGFFMLLMNLIFCKAR is encoded by the exons ATGGCAGCTTATGCTGCTCTTCTTTCCCTTGCTCAAACTACACATCTCAATACATATCAACATCAATCTCTCTTTTCTTCCGAAGCAGAAGAAAAAGTTAGATCAATCCACGACTATGTCAGTTTCTTGCTATTGTTCTTTGAAGATTTTCCACAGAAAGTCAACCGTTGGGAAGGAAGGATCAGGGACGTATCTTATCAAATCGAAGATATTATTGAAGTTTTTATCTGTCACCGAATTCAGCGTCATCCATCACGCGTCAAATTGGAAGGCCAGCTCCAAAATGTGATGGAAGAAATTGGTTTAATCGCGGGCGAAGTCATGGAAGAGCGACCTACTTATCTACCTGCATCTTCATCATCGTCATCAAGGCTTGCGTCAACTGGCAACGACGCAGTGATTGGTTTAGACGACGACATCACAGCAATAAAGGAACGGCTTTGCGGACAGTCACCCAATCTTCGAGTCGTCCCCATCGTGGGTATGGGTGGAATAGGTAAAACCACTCTTGCTAAAGCTGTTTACGACGATCAATTAATCATTGAGCGTTTTGATATTCGTGCTTGGGTTGTGGCATCACAAGATTACAGTCCGCATAGGTTCAGGAAACTTCTTTTAGATTCAATGAAATTGTTAGAAGATCAAATGTCAACAGATGTGATTGATGAATCTGATATTGACTCGAAAGTGTGTAAAAAATTGAAGGGTTGGAGGTATCTCATTGTGATTGATGATGTTTGGGGAACAAATATTTGGGATGATGTAAGGTATATGTTCCCGGATGACAAGAATGGAAGTCGAATCATGCTAACTACAAGGCAATTGGATGTGGCCAGTTATCCTGACACTGCTGGCCCTCTTCATGATATGAGGTTAATGAATTGTTCTCAAAGttgggatttgcttaggttgaAGGTATTCACAGACGGCTATTGCACGCCTGATTTAGAAGACGTTGGGACAGAGATAGCACGAAGGTGCGCGGGGCTACCCCTTGCTGTTGTCCTAGCTGCTGGAGTCTTGACTTCAGTCATCAGGACTAAAGCTTCTTGGGAGGAAATTGCCAAAAATGTAAATCCTGTTGTTGGTTGGGAACTAGAGGAGATACTCTCTTTGAGCTATACCTACTTGCCTCATCATTTAAGACTGTGTTTTCTGTTTATTGGAGGTTTTCTTGAAGATGCAAGTATTCGTGCTTCAAGGCTATTTAGGTTGTGGGTAGCTGAGGGTTTTCTGAAGCATAAAAATGGAGGTAGTAAAAGCTTGGAAGAGGAGGCAGAGGAGTGTTTGGAGGATCTTGTAAAGAGAAATCTTGTGATTGTGACTAGTAGGAAAACTAATGGGAAAATCAAGAGCTGCAGCCTCCATGATATGGTACGAGATTTGTGCATAAGGATAGCCCGCGAAGAGAAGTTTCTTCATGTTATGGATGGGCGTGATCTTCCACAAGGCTTGATGAATGAGCGACGCATCAGTTTCAGTCGTTCTGATATTGATAAAATTTGGGGTCCAACCTTCCGTACCATTCTGTGCTTCCAAACGAAGATTTTTCCTAGTTGGCTGGCCATGTTAGGAAGCTATAAATTGCTAAGGATATTGGATGCGTTACATGTAAACCTGAAAGTGCTACCTACTGTATTATTTGATCTGCATTGGTTAAGATATCTTGCTTTAATGGGCTCTTTCAGAATTCCATCTGCTGTATCTAATCTTGTGAATCTTCAAACATTAATCATTCATCTACAGTTTGGAAAGCTACGACGAAGGTATGATGATGGTGTACGCCGCTCTTTGCCATTGGAAATTTGGAGGCTGCCGCAACTAAGGCATCTTTTCTTCCATGCTCCTTATATGCTACCTCATCCTCTGGAAGGATTAAATCTTCCTCTAGAAAATCTCCAAACTCTTTTGCTTGTCGAAAATCTTGTATGGAATGAAAAGATCCTACAATTAATTCCCAATGTCAAGAGATTGGGACTTACTTATTCAAGCAATCAAGACCATCACCTCCATCATCTCAAAGATCTGCATCAACTTGAACGGTTGAAAATGATTGGGTATCGGGATTTTTCATGGAGGGGGCAAAGTCCTACTTTTCCTTGTGCATTGAAGAAGTTGACATTAGTAGGCGGGGGATTTCTCTGGAAAGATATGGCCATTGTGGGTTCATTGCCTAATCTGGAAATCCTTAAACTACTAGGTAACGCTTGTGATGGTGAAACATGGGAAACAACTGATGAAGATTTTCCTCGGCTGAAATTTTTGCTAATTGATGAATCGCATCTCCGGGAATGGATAACTCACAGCAAGCCTTTCCCAGCACTCAGACGCCTAGTGCTTCGTTCTTGTCGCTATCTGAGAGAGATTCCAGAAGGTATAGGAGAAATTCCAACCCTTGAACTGATTGAAGTTGATTATTGTACAAATTCTCTTGTGGAATCAGCCATGAAAATAAAAGAGGATCAAGAGAGTTATGGAAATTATGATCTACAAGTTCTTGCTGGCCATGAG GAGATTCAGTCATTTTACAAACGGATGGCTCTATCACCATCAAGACCTGCAACTTTGAGCAATGATGCAGTGATTGGTTTAGACAATGATCTGGTGGCAATAAAGGAGCTGCTTTGTAGACAGTCATCCCAACTCCAAGTTGTCTCGATAGTGGGTCCGGTTGGTAtaggtaagaccactcttgctagAACTGTTTACTATGATCCATTACTCTTGGAGCATTTTGAGATTCGCGCTTGGCTCACATTATCACTGGATTATAGTCCACTTAGGTTGAGAAAAGAAATTCTTTTAGGCCTTTTAGATTCAATGGAGTTGTTGGATGAACATATGTCTGGAGAGAAGATTGGTGAGCCTGAAATGCTAACTAAAATACATCAAAGGTTGATGGGTAGGCGGTATCTCGTTGTAATGGATGATTTTTGGACCACAGAGGAGTGGGGTGGTTTCAGTGATATATTCCCCAATGACGAAAATGGAAGTCGAATCATGTTAACCACAAGGTTGGCAGATGCAGGTTCTTATGACAATTCTGGAAACTTTCTTCATCGGATGCAGTTGATGGATGATTATCAAAGTTGGAATTTGCTTAAGCAAAAGGTGTTCGAAAACATAAATTGCCCTCCTGAGTTGGAAGACATCGGGAAAGAGATTGCACAAAGATGTGCAGGACTACCCCTTGGTGTCGTCCTGATTGCTGGTGTTCTGTCTGCAGTAGATAAGACCGAAGCTTCTTGGAATAAAATTTCCGAAAAATTAAATCCAAAATTTGGCCCATCTTTGGGGGAGATACTATATTTCAGTTACAAACAGTTGCCTCATCATTTAAGGCCCTGTTTTCTGCGTATGGGAGAATttgcaaaaaataaagaagGCATCCATGCTTCAAAACTCATTCAGTTATGGGTGGATAAGGGCTTCTTGAAACATGAGAATGGATGCATTGAGAGCTTGAAAGAGAAGGCGGAGGAGTATTTGGAGGATCTTGTCAAGAGAAATCTTGTGACTGTGAGTAGCAGGAAGAATAATGGAAAAATCAAGTATTGCAGCGTCCATGATATGGTGCGAGACTTGTGCGAGGCTTCTGTTTTCGCTCATCAACAAGGCTCGATGAGCGAGCGACGAGCAGAGCCTACCAAGACAGGTTTCTTCATGTTATTGATGAACTTGATCTTCTGCAAGGCTCGATGA